The proteins below come from a single Iocasia fonsfrigidae genomic window:
- a CDS encoding squalene/phytoene synthase family protein: protein MQSAIDFCKAILSEVSRSFALTIPMLDKDIYKPVLITYLQDRLLDNFEDEIREDDITLAERKEMMDEVVKLFKPDNMKIEDSVSRISDYAYLMPEEGLKKLTTNAGKLRKAYDSLADGIKEISYKWLQEMNLGMQKYLTAEVRNFTELDEYCYYVAGTVGGFLTETILFKRELEEKKRNLLLAKYKSAGLFLQKINLIRDIKKDVENREKNFWPLKELRVSVDDLLNPTKETKAMQALRLMINDVKDHIPDLIDYYEALPDSLAGYKKFFAMNNALGLATLEVLDNNRKVLYGKKPVKVSKLRFFSIIKSPEKAFYKGSKLLTDNF from the coding sequence TTGCAATCAGCAATAGATTTTTGTAAAGCTATATTATCAGAGGTATCACGGAGTTTTGCCTTGACTATACCAATGTTGGATAAAGACATCTATAAGCCTGTTTTAATAACTTATTTACAGGACAGATTGCTTGATAATTTTGAGGATGAGATAAGGGAAGATGATATTACACTTGCCGAACGCAAGGAAATGATGGATGAAGTAGTGAAACTGTTTAAACCTGATAATATGAAGATAGAAGATAGTGTATCTCGTATCAGTGATTATGCTTATCTTATGCCTGAGGAAGGTTTAAAGAAACTGACCACTAATGCAGGTAAATTGAGGAAGGCTTATGATAGTCTTGCTGATGGGATAAAGGAAATTTCATATAAATGGCTGCAGGAGATGAATCTGGGGATGCAGAAGTATCTGACAGCTGAAGTCAGGAATTTTACAGAACTGGATGAGTATTGTTATTATGTAGCAGGGACGGTTGGTGGTTTTCTGACAGAAACTATTTTATTTAAAAGGGAGTTGGAGGAGAAAAAAAGGAATCTTCTACTAGCTAAATATAAGTCAGCTGGTCTTTTTCTACAGAAGATAAATCTTATCAGGGATATTAAAAAAGACGTCGAAAACCGCGAAAAAAATTTCTGGCCTCTAAAGGAATTGAGGGTAAGTGTTGATGACCTATTAAATCCTACGAAAGAGACAAAAGCTATGCAGGCCCTTAGATTAATGATTAATGATGTAAAAGACCATATTCCTGACCTGATAGATTACTATGAGGCCTTACCTGATAGTCTGGCTGGTTATAAGAAATTTTTTGCCATGAATAATGCCCTCGGCTTGGCTACTCTGGAGGTGCTTGATAATAACCGCAAAGTTCTTTATGGTAAAAAACCTGTTAAAGTGTCTAAACTCCGTTTTTTTAGTATTATCAAATCACCTGAAAAGGCCTTTTATAAAGGAAGTAAACTGTTAACAGATAACTTTTAG